One window of Sulfurospirillum sp. 1612 genomic DNA carries:
- a CDS encoding MFS transporter, whose translation MKKIELAILVYIITISLSVMYATQPLQPLLARVFHVDLIQASAFTAVMLFSLAIAPIIYGYILESFSAKKMLQISTAVLFITNIFLGLSVNYEMFLAIRLIEGLVIPAILTSVMSILANLDKENVKFNMSLYVAATVFGGIVGRVGSGVIATNFGWRIVFISLSVQLLFALYFVRKIQYTGETKMVKAKLSDVLSILKDRRFTTVYLLMFTIFFVFGGLLNIIPFRMKEINPNSTEAQIGLMYLGYSTGIVVSLFSHKIVKFFKTEMRTIIVATLFFNIIVVIFVVKNITFIFLLLFLFCVGMFTIHSISSGLANSIRADKRSITSGMYLTFYYIGGSLGSIFPAMIYQNFGWNTTIFMFTFILFSILMFVLYSQRYFKT comes from the coding sequence ATGAAAAAAATTGAATTAGCGATCTTGGTCTATATTATCACCATATCACTCTCTGTTATGTACGCAACCCAACCTCTACAACCCCTGCTTGCAAGGGTCTTTCATGTTGACTTGATTCAAGCTTCTGCTTTTACGGCCGTCATGCTCTTCTCTTTAGCGATTGCACCGATTATTTATGGCTATATACTAGAGAGTTTCTCAGCAAAAAAAATGTTGCAGATATCAACAGCCGTACTCTTTATTACCAATATATTTTTAGGGCTCAGTGTGAATTATGAGATGTTTTTAGCCATCCGCTTGATAGAGGGATTGGTCATCCCGGCCATTTTGACATCCGTGATGAGTATCTTGGCAAATTTGGATAAAGAAAATGTGAAATTTAACATGTCCTTATATGTCGCAGCCACCGTTTTTGGAGGTATTGTAGGACGTGTAGGATCAGGAGTCATCGCCACCAATTTTGGATGGAGGATAGTATTTATATCTTTATCCGTGCAATTATTGTTCGCATTATATTTTGTCAGAAAGATTCAATACACCGGCGAAACTAAAATGGTCAAAGCCAAGCTATCAGATGTCCTCTCCATCCTCAAAGATCGAAGATTTACAACCGTATACTTACTGATGTTTACAATATTTTTTGTCTTTGGCGGACTTTTAAATATCATCCCTTTTCGCATGAAAGAGATCAATCCAAACAGCACTGAAGCACAAATCGGATTGATGTATTTAGGATACAGTACCGGTATTGTCGTCTCACTTTTTTCACATAAAATTGTCAAATTCTTCAAAACGGAGATGCGAACCATTATCGTAGCGACACTTTTTTTTAATATTATTGTCGTCATTTTTGTCGTTAAAAATATCACCTTTATTTTCCTGCTTCTCTTTTTATTTTGTGTAGGGATGTTTACGATACATTCGATTTCATCAGGACTTGCCAACTCAATCCGTGCAGATAAGCGTTCCATCACATCGGGGATGTACCTGACATTTTATTATATTGGGGGATCATTGGGTTCCATATTTCCCGCGATGATTTATCAAAATTTTGGATGGAATACTACGATATTTATGTTCACGTTTATCCTATTTTCTATTCTCATGTTTGTCCTTTATAGTCAGCGATATTTCAAAACATAA
- a CDS encoding CheR family methyltransferase: MFGFWKKKKKLPPKEALPPIENFTNIDPFITYFKEETGIDFLNKKDIVTNKLMIFCRNHEIYTFDDCIQKIRGNYELKQKLIDTFAVNETYFFREIRQIKAMVSKAIQRQEKIQILCAPCSSGEEPYSIAILLLEAGIDAERFHITGVDISNKAILKAKQALYNKRSLHRVEDTLINKYFTQKNESYELKAFVKQNVSFERMNIFDPHFMNLPKFDYIFSRNMMIYFDDATKQKAKNILLKHLKDPKEPILFGHADMVG; the protein is encoded by the coding sequence ATGTTTGGTTTTTGGAAGAAAAAAAAGAAATTACCCCCAAAAGAGGCACTCCCTCCAATAGAAAATTTTACAAATATCGATCCATTTATCACGTATTTCAAAGAAGAAACCGGTATTGATTTTCTCAATAAAAAAGATATTGTCACCAATAAGCTCATGATATTTTGTCGCAATCATGAAATTTATACCTTTGATGATTGTATCCAAAAGATACGTGGAAATTATGAATTAAAGCAAAAATTAATCGATACTTTTGCTGTCAATGAGACCTATTTTTTTAGAGAAATCAGACAAATCAAAGCGATGGTTTCAAAAGCCATACAACGACAAGAAAAGATTCAAATCCTCTGTGCTCCGTGCTCCTCAGGAGAAGAGCCCTACTCTATCGCCATTTTGCTACTAGAAGCAGGAATTGACGCAGAACGTTTTCATATCACCGGAGTTGATATCAGTAATAAAGCCATTCTTAAAGCCAAACAAGCGCTATATAACAAACGAAGCCTTCATCGGGTTGAGGACACGCTCATCAATAAATATTTTACTCAAAAAAATGAGAGTTATGAGCTCAAAGCCTTTGTCAAACAAAATGTCTCATTTGAACGCATGAATATCTTTGATCCTCATTTTATGAATCTTCCCAAATTTGATTATATCTTTTCGAGAAATATGATGATCTACTTTGATGATGCGACCAAACAAAAGGCCAAAAATATTCTGCTCAAGCACCTCAAAGATCCCAAAGAGCCAATCCTTTTTGGGCATGCAGATATGGTCGGCTAA
- a CDS encoding DHA2 family efflux MFS transporter permease subunit, whose translation MNQHEPFPTPLLAVLTLFLALATFMQVLDTTIANVSIPTIAGDLGVTPTQGTWVITAFAVSNAIAMPLTGWLAKRFGEVRLFVFSTGLFSLTSMLCGMAPNYQMLIFGRVLQGAVAAPMMPLSQSLLLSNYPKHKKGLALAFWSMTATLGPIAGPLLGGYITDNFDWPWIFYINVPIGLLSAFIVWEMLKDRETDVAKFPIDYIGLALLIVGVGSLQIMLDKGNELDWFSSPTIIILCIITVISISFFIVWELFNKHPVIDLSLFTSRNFTIGAISLSLGYTIFLGGGVVFPLWLQTELGYTAFWAGFASATVGIFAFLLSPLVGSNMHRLNLRVLITFSFILFGISYYWMANFTTEIDLFHASVPRLLMGAAMSMFFVPLTAIILSELDEAHTASAMGLVNFLRILGGGLGTSIAVTLWERWGHYHHAIISEQVTMFSHTAQTAVSSLHHAALPALPIIDQLITQQAMTRSNDDILLLSSYAFAGLIILIWMAKPPFMSHHAK comes from the coding sequence GTGAATCAACACGAACCTTTTCCAACCCCGCTTCTAGCGGTGCTGACGCTATTTTTGGCACTAGCTACTTTTATGCAGGTGCTTGATACCACTATTGCCAATGTTTCCATCCCTACCATTGCCGGTGATTTAGGGGTGACTCCGACACAGGGTACCTGGGTCATTACAGCCTTTGCGGTTTCTAATGCCATCGCCATGCCACTCACGGGATGGCTTGCCAAACGCTTTGGAGAGGTGCGATTATTTGTCTTCTCCACGGGACTTTTTTCACTCACATCCATGTTATGCGGTATGGCACCAAATTATCAAATGCTCATATTTGGAAGGGTATTACAAGGTGCCGTTGCTGCGCCAATGATGCCCTTGTCTCAGAGTTTATTGCTCTCCAATTACCCAAAACATAAAAAAGGATTGGCACTAGCATTTTGGTCGATGACAGCAACACTAGGACCTATTGCAGGGCCTCTTCTTGGTGGATACATCACAGATAATTTTGATTGGCCTTGGATTTTTTATATCAACGTTCCTATCGGCTTACTCAGTGCTTTTATCGTTTGGGAAATGCTAAAAGATAGAGAAACTGATGTTGCAAAATTTCCGATTGATTATATCGGATTGGCTCTTTTGATCGTGGGAGTCGGATCCTTGCAAATTATGCTAGATAAAGGCAACGAACTAGACTGGTTCTCCTCTCCTACCATTATTATTTTGTGTATTATCACCGTAATATCCATCTCATTTTTTATCGTTTGGGAATTGTTCAACAAACATCCGGTCATCGACCTTTCACTCTTTACAAGTCGCAATTTCACCATAGGAGCCATCTCTTTGAGCCTGGGTTATACGATATTTTTAGGCGGAGGTGTTGTGTTTCCTTTGTGGCTTCAAACAGAACTGGGATATACTGCATTTTGGGCAGGATTTGCATCTGCTACGGTAGGAATCTTTGCCTTTTTACTCTCCCCTTTAGTAGGAAGCAATATGCACCGTCTGAATCTGAGAGTTTTGATTACCTTTAGCTTTATTTTATTTGGGATTAGCTATTATTGGATGGCAAATTTTACGACCGAAATCGATCTCTTTCATGCATCCGTACCACGACTTTTGATGGGTGCTGCTATGAGTATGTTTTTTGTGCCTTTAACTGCTATCATTCTATCTGAATTGGACGAAGCACACACCGCCTCAGCTATGGGACTAGTAAACTTCTTGCGAATTTTAGGTGGAGGACTTGGGACTTCTATCGCCGTCACGCTCTGGGAGCGATGGGGTCACTATCATCATGCAATCATATCAGAGCAAGTCACGATGTTTTCTCACACAGCACAAACGGCTGTTTCGTCCTTACATCATGCTGCATTACCGGCACTGCCTATTATAGACCAGTTGATAACGCAACAAGCAATGACGCGATCTAATGATGATATATTGTTGTTGTCTAGCTATGCATTTGCTGGACTGATTATATTGATATGGATGGCAAAACCGCCATTTATGTCGCATCACGCCAAATAG
- a CDS encoding CheB methylesterase domain-containing protein has protein sequence MNTQKLILIGASTGGPGQIEKIIKSLRPDFDAAMIIAQHMQEAYVSSFMDYLNNNTSIEILQARDGACIENKKIYLLSQSTQIIKKFSSLYFSKSTQPHTYSPNINVLFNSVVAFSEMIQVLCIILTGIGNDGAKGALNLYHAKAHCIAEAESSAIVYGMPKAAFELNPDIKQYDINQICDAINRF, from the coding sequence TTGAATACACAAAAATTAATCTTAATAGGCGCATCCACTGGTGGACCGGGACAGATAGAAAAAATAATCAAATCACTCCGTCCAGATTTTGATGCCGCTATGATCATCGCACAACACATGCAAGAGGCCTATGTCTCAAGTTTTATGGATTATCTCAATAACAATACATCCATAGAGATACTCCAAGCACGTGATGGCGCGTGTATCGAAAATAAAAAAATCTATCTACTCTCGCAAAGTACCCAAATTATCAAAAAATTCTCTTCTTTGTATTTTTCCAAAAGCACACAACCGCATACTTACTCTCCTAATATCAATGTACTTTTTAATTCAGTCGTAGCCTTTAGTGAGATGATTCAAGTCCTGTGTATCATTCTAACGGGTATCGGTAATGATGGCGCAAAGGGGGCTTTGAATCTGTATCACGCCAAGGCCCATTGCATCGCAGAAGCTGAATCTAGTGCGATTGTCTATGGAATGCCAAAAGCTGCATTTGAACTCAATCCGGATATAAAACAATATGACATCAATCAAATTTGTGACGCGATTAATAGGTTTTAG
- a CDS encoding DsrE family protein, translated as MKNELMVVWTTDNKETIHHMVFLYTLNAKLQGWFDEVTLLIWGASQRTLIEDTELQMKIKEMSDAGVNVKACQKCSEDLGIKDTLQSCGVEVFYTGVLLSDWLKSGKPIITI; from the coding sequence ATGAAAAATGAACTGATGGTCGTATGGACGACTGACAACAAAGAGACCATCCATCATATGGTGTTTCTCTATACGCTTAATGCAAAATTACAAGGTTGGTTTGATGAGGTGACACTTCTTATTTGGGGTGCATCACAGCGAACTTTAATCGAAGATACCGAGCTTCAGATGAAAATCAAAGAGATGAGCGATGCGGGAGTGAACGTCAAAGCCTGTCAAAAATGCAGTGAGGATTTAGGTATCAAAGATACGTTACAAAGTTGTGGTGTTGAAGTCTTTTATACGGGAGTATTACTCAGTGATTGGCTAAAAAGCGGTAAACCGATTATCACGATTTAG
- a CDS encoding cupin domain-containing protein: MVKNITEYEFTPLESGVGGSMSVLIGNDKAPHFAMRKFIIKQGGSMPLHTNSVEHEQYVLNGSAKVVIGDEESIAKKDDVLFIPAGVAHSYDVIGDEDYEFLCLVPNMEDEIKILS; encoded by the coding sequence ATGGTCAAAAATATCACTGAATACGAATTTACACCTTTAGAATCAGGGGTTGGTGGCTCTATGAGTGTCTTAATCGGCAATGACAAAGCACCTCATTTTGCAATGAGAAAGTTTATCATCAAGCAAGGCGGTTCCATGCCACTTCATACCAATAGTGTTGAACATGAGCAATATGTCCTTAATGGGAGTGCTAAAGTCGTGATTGGAGACGAAGAGAGTATCGCAAAAAAGGATGATGTGCTTTTTATCCCAGCAGGTGTGGCACACTCTTATGATGTGATTGGTGATGAAGATTATGAATTTTTATGTTTAGTCCCTAATATGGAAGATGAGATTAAAATCCTTTCATGA
- a CDS encoding saccharopine dehydrogenase family protein — translation MANVLIIGAGGVSRVATKKCAMNHDVFEHITLASRTKSKCDQIAKEIKASLGVSIDTAHVDADDVDALVALIEKVKPDLVMNIALPYQDLTIMDACIQTQVDYLDTANYEHPDVAKFEYKEQWARDEKFKKAGILGLLGSGFDPGVTNVFCAYAQQYLFDEIHTIDILDCNAGDHGYAFATNFNPEINLREVSSKGRYWQKDEKGQGRWIETEPMAIKMVWDYPQIGPKDSYLLYHEELESLSKNIKGLQRIRFFMTFGESYLTHMKCLENVGMLRIDEVEVNGVKVVPMELLAKLLPDPASLGARTVGQTNIGCVIEGLKDGTKKKVYIYNVCDHQVCYKETGAQAVSYTTGVPAMIGAKMILEGKWSGTGVFNMENFDAKPFMEALNAQGLPWHIIEMNPDETYEV, via the coding sequence ATGGCAAATGTATTGATTATCGGAGCCGGTGGCGTGAGTCGAGTCGCTACCAAAAAATGTGCCATGAATCATGATGTTTTTGAGCACATTACATTGGCAAGTCGCACAAAATCAAAGTGTGACCAAATCGCAAAAGAGATCAAAGCATCACTGGGGGTCTCAATTGACACGGCACACGTTGATGCTGATGATGTTGATGCGCTGGTGGCGTTGATTGAGAAGGTAAAACCTGACCTTGTGATGAATATTGCATTGCCTTATCAAGATTTAACCATCATGGACGCTTGTATTCAGACGCAAGTGGATTATTTAGATACCGCAAATTATGAGCACCCTGATGTGGCAAAATTTGAGTATAAAGAGCAATGGGCACGCGATGAAAAATTTAAAAAAGCTGGCATTTTAGGGCTTTTAGGAAGCGGATTTGACCCAGGTGTCACCAATGTTTTTTGTGCCTATGCGCAGCAGTATCTTTTTGATGAAATTCATACTATCGATATTTTAGATTGTAATGCGGGCGATCACGGCTATGCTTTTGCGACCAATTTCAATCCTGAAATTAATCTACGGGAAGTGAGTTCAAAGGGGCGATATTGGCAAAAAGATGAAAAGGGACAGGGACGATGGATTGAGACCGAACCGATGGCTATCAAGATGGTATGGGATTATCCACAAATTGGTCCAAAAGATAGCTACCTTCTCTATCATGAGGAGCTTGAATCTTTGAGTAAAAATATTAAAGGACTCCAAAGAATACGATTTTTTATGACCTTTGGAGAGAGTTATCTCACCCACATGAAGTGTTTGGAAAATGTGGGGATGCTCAGAATCGATGAAGTCGAAGTCAATGGCGTGAAAGTCGTCCCGATGGAGCTTTTGGCAAAACTCTTGCCTGACCCTGCAAGTCTTGGAGCCCGAACGGTGGGTCAAACCAATATTGGCTGTGTGATTGAAGGTCTCAAAGATGGCACGAAGAAAAAAGTTTATATTTACAATGTGTGTGACCATCAAGTCTGCTATAAAGAGACGGGGGCACAGGCGGTTAGTTATACCACTGGTGTGCCAGCGATGATTGGTGCGAAGATGATATTAGAGGGGAAATGGAGTGGCACAGGTGTTTTTAATATGGAAAATTTTGATGCCAAGCCTTTTATGGAAGCACTCAATGCTCAAGGATTGCCATGGCATATTATCGAAATGAACCCCGATGAAACGTATGAGGTGTAA
- a CDS encoding OmpP1/FadL family transporter, whose translation MKKVVLLALSASLLLATNGDNLIGLGAKSRAMGGGGIATFFGAENTLSNPALISGGKGTEINFGATLFMPDVKANGVKSSADMNVIPEVSLSQKINDNWAFGIGMFGSAGMGVDYRGNTSLMDARTNLLLMKFAPALSYHKDKFSFGFAPVVQYGSLDIAYNNGSPVGQGSSDDFGLGYELGAAYDITSDLKLGLVYKSSISMKYKNTLSVASAPFSGLLGGTFADDLEQPAEFGVGVSYNYGFFNFSADYRKVKWGDAKGYKDFGWKDQDIYAFGAKYEKDGTWYGVGYNYAKNPINNYATTAGMNPKAVLNLFNYLMFPATSESHFSIGAGTKITKNLSLDFDVLYAPKVTVNTMTPSGSFKVEHSETSVAFSMRYNF comes from the coding sequence TTGAAAAAAGTAGTTTTATTAGCACTCAGTGCCTCGCTTTTACTAGCGACAAATGGAGATAACCTCATAGGGCTTGGCGCCAAATCAAGAGCAATGGGTGGTGGGGGAATTGCCACATTCTTTGGAGCAGAGAATACGCTCTCAAATCCCGCACTTATCTCAGGTGGTAAGGGCACCGAAATCAACTTTGGTGCCACCTTGTTCATGCCAGATGTTAAAGCAAATGGTGTCAAAAGTTCAGCGGATATGAATGTCATCCCAGAAGTCTCTCTTTCACAAAAAATCAATGACAATTGGGCTTTTGGTATTGGAATGTTTGGATCAGCCGGTATGGGTGTTGACTACAGAGGAAACACTTCGTTAATGGATGCAAGAACCAATCTTCTTTTGATGAAGTTTGCCCCAGCGCTTTCTTATCACAAAGATAAATTCTCTTTTGGTTTTGCACCGGTTGTGCAATACGGTTCACTCGATATCGCATACAATAATGGATCACCGGTAGGTCAAGGCAGTAGTGATGATTTTGGTCTGGGCTATGAATTGGGTGCTGCCTATGATATCACGAGTGATTTAAAACTGGGATTGGTTTACAAATCATCAATCTCTATGAAATATAAAAACACCCTCAGTGTAGCATCTGCTCCATTTTCAGGACTTCTTGGCGGAACTTTTGCTGATGATTTAGAACAACCTGCTGAATTTGGCGTTGGTGTATCTTATAATTATGGATTCTTTAATTTCTCAGCTGATTACAGAAAAGTGAAATGGGGAGATGCAAAAGGATACAAAGATTTTGGATGGAAAGACCAAGATATCTATGCCTTCGGTGCAAAATATGAAAAAGATGGTACATGGTATGGTGTCGGTTATAACTATGCAAAAAATCCTATCAACAATTATGCTACCACAGCTGGTATGAACCCAAAAGCCGTTCTTAATTTGTTTAACTATCTCATGTTCCCAGCCACTTCAGAAAGTCATTTTAGTATCGGTGCGGGTACAAAAATCACCAAAAATCTCTCTTTAGATTTTGATGTTTTATACGCTCCAAAGGTTACTGTCAATACAATGACGCCTTCTGGTTCTTTTAAGGTAGAACACTCTGAAACATCAGTAGCATTTTCTATGCGATACAATTTCTAA
- a CDS encoding SDR family NAD(P)-dependent oxidoreductase encodes MKQTILITGCSSGIGYFCAKALHDLGHSVYATARADHDVARLQHEGLTSFKLDVTSEADIQAMIAKIEQENGVIDVLFNNAGYGQPGALEDLSVAALKAQFETNVFGNFALTKAALRLLRKSENPKIVQNSSILGFIALKYRGAYNASKYAIEGLSDTLRLELEPFGIKVCLIEPGPIHSAFRKNAYAKFKSHIRVDGSFYEADYKSAIKRFESTEDDSFTLSERAVYEVLLKIINATNPKPRYRVTFPTTLLWFLKRILSTKMLDKVLKRV; translated from the coding sequence ATGAAACAAACCATCCTCATCACCGGATGTTCCTCGGGGATTGGCTACTTTTGTGCCAAAGCACTGCATGATTTAGGACACAGCGTTTATGCCACAGCCCGTGCTGATCATGATGTCGCGCGTTTGCAACATGAAGGCTTAACAAGTTTCAAACTCGATGTCACGAGCGAAGCGGATATTCAAGCAATGATTGCAAAAATTGAGCAAGAAAATGGTGTGATTGATGTGCTTTTTAATAATGCAGGATATGGACAACCCGGAGCCTTGGAGGATTTGAGCGTGGCGGCACTCAAAGCACAGTTTGAGACTAATGTGTTTGGCAACTTTGCCCTCACAAAAGCAGCTCTAAGATTACTTCGTAAATCTGAGAATCCAAAAATCGTGCAAAATAGCTCTATTTTAGGCTTTATCGCACTAAAATATCGTGGCGCTTACAATGCAAGCAAGTATGCGATAGAGGGCTTAAGTGATACGTTGCGGCTTGAATTGGAACCCTTTGGTATCAAAGTTTGCTTGATTGAACCCGGTCCCATACATAGTGCGTTTAGAAAAAATGCTTATGCTAAATTTAAAAGCCACATCAGGGTGGATGGCAGTTTTTATGAAGCCGATTATAAAAGCGCCATCAAAAGATTTGAATCAACTGAAGATGACAGTTTTACACTGAGTGAGCGCGCGGTGTATGAGGTGCTTCTAAAAATCATCAATGCAACAAATCCAAAACCGCGGTATCGTGTGACTTTCCCGACGACGCTGCTTTGGTTTTTAAAACGGATTTTGAGTACAAAAATGTTAGATAAGGTATTAAAACGTGTTTGA
- the nspC gene encoding carboxynorspermidine decarboxylase: protein MFENLKTPSYVCFEELLEKNLKLLSDVKAQSGAKILLALKGFSFYHLEPLVSKYLDGCCASGLWEAKLSAEKFKGETHTYSPAFKEEEIDEILSLSHHVVFNSFAQWEKYKDKALGQTSCGLRINPEVSCAPVELYNPCGLYSRFGVTQKEFDEKLLEGLEGLHFHALCEQGADALEIVLEAVEAKFGKYIHQMKWVNFGGGHHITKAGYDVEKLISLIRKFRAKYDVEVYLEPGEAIGWEVGVLVARVQDIIQNGMPVAILDASAEAHMPDTLAMPYRAQVRGAGLRGEKAYTYKLTGNSCLSGDIMGDYSFDAPLKVGDVVIFEDQIHYTIVKNTTFNGIQLPSLAVVKKEGILKVVKEFSYEDYRDRN from the coding sequence GTGTTTGAAAATCTAAAAACTCCCAGTTATGTCTGTTTTGAGGAATTGCTTGAGAAAAATCTTAAACTTCTCTCTGATGTTAAAGCGCAAAGTGGTGCCAAAATCCTCTTAGCGCTCAAAGGATTTTCGTTTTATCATCTAGAACCACTTGTCTCAAAATATTTGGATGGGTGTTGTGCGAGTGGATTATGGGAAGCCAAGCTCTCAGCTGAAAAATTCAAGGGTGAAACCCACACCTATTCGCCGGCTTTTAAAGAAGAGGAGATTGATGAAATTCTCTCCCTCTCCCATCATGTTGTCTTTAACTCCTTTGCGCAGTGGGAAAAATACAAAGACAAAGCGTTGGGTCAAACATCGTGTGGTCTGCGTATCAATCCTGAAGTCTCGTGTGCTCCAGTAGAGCTGTACAATCCGTGTGGCTTATACAGCCGGTTTGGCGTGACCCAAAAGGAGTTTGACGAAAAACTTTTAGAGGGTTTAGAAGGGCTTCATTTTCACGCACTGTGTGAACAAGGTGCGGATGCATTAGAGATTGTTTTAGAGGCTGTTGAAGCAAAGTTTGGAAAATATATCCATCAGATGAAATGGGTCAACTTTGGAGGAGGGCATCATATCACGAAAGCGGGGTATGATGTGGAAAAATTGATAAGCTTGATTCGAAAATTTAGAGCAAAATATGATGTTGAGGTCTATCTAGAGCCCGGAGAAGCTATCGGTTGGGAAGTTGGTGTCTTAGTAGCGCGCGTGCAGGATATCATACAAAATGGGATGCCGGTGGCTATCTTAGATGCCTCAGCTGAAGCGCATATGCCAGACACCCTTGCGATGCCTTATCGTGCGCAAGTTCGAGGGGCGGGATTGCGTGGTGAAAAAGCATATACTTATAAACTCACAGGCAACAGTTGTTTATCGGGGGATATTATGGGCGATTACTCTTTTGATGCGCCTTTGAAGGTTGGCGATGTGGTGATTTTTGAAGACCAAATTCACTATACGATTGTGAAAAATACTACATTCAATGGGATTCAATTGCCCTCACTTGCTGTGGTGAAAAAAGAGGGTATTTTGAAAGTTGTCAAAGAGTTTTCTTATGAGGATTATCGGGATAGAAATTAG
- a CDS encoding DEAD/DEAH box helicase has protein sequence MAITFEEFNLDPDILKAVVDAGFREPSPVQEMAIPLVMAGHDIVAQAQTGTGKTAAFGLSTMSMIDPSKNRVQILVITPTRELATQVSDELFSLGKHKNIKTVTIYGGSSYVRQLSLIEKGASVVVATPGRMLDLLQNGKLRNFAPEIVVLDEADEMLDMGFLEDIESILKFLPETRQTLLFSATMPEPIKRLAKRTLKDPKFVSITPKEHATNEDIEQLYYVIEEQERDNALIRLLDSLEPTKSIVFCRTKKEVDRVSTQLMAIGYPAKGLHGDMEQNQRESVIKAFRNSQIEILVATDVAARGLNVADISHVFNFHMPFDPESYVHRIGRTGRAGKKGTAITLVTPMEYHSMQRIAKKVGTNIQFKMVPTLNDVKESQLEKVAREIEKAELDENAQKILDILGDDINLSKISLKLISMLLNQNSFQGPNTIGFDQKSLSKIIKRIEERNNRNGRSRDRNRSYSRGRGRDSGSRSTSSGRRSRTRN, from the coding sequence ATGGCAATCACCTTCGAAGAATTTAATCTCGATCCCGATATCTTAAAAGCAGTAGTCGATGCAGGCTTTAGAGAACCAAGTCCCGTACAAGAAATGGCAATCCCACTGGTTATGGCCGGTCATGATATCGTAGCACAAGCACAAACCGGTACCGGAAAAACCGCAGCATTTGGTCTCTCTACTATGAGTATGATCGATCCTAGTAAAAACAGAGTACAGATTTTGGTCATCACACCAACCAGAGAATTGGCTACCCAAGTGAGTGATGAACTTTTTTCTCTTGGAAAACATAAAAACATCAAAACCGTCACCATCTATGGGGGTAGCTCTTATGTCAGACAACTCTCCCTCATCGAAAAAGGAGCAAGCGTTGTCGTTGCTACTCCAGGTAGAATGCTAGATCTTTTGCAAAATGGAAAACTACGAAATTTTGCACCTGAAATCGTTGTACTTGATGAAGCAGATGAGATGCTTGATATGGGATTTTTAGAGGATATTGAAAGTATTTTGAAATTTCTACCTGAAACACGACAAACACTGCTTTTCTCAGCTACCATGCCAGAACCAATTAAAAGATTGGCAAAACGCACATTAAAAGATCCAAAATTTGTGAGTATTACACCAAAAGAACATGCTACTAATGAAGATATTGAACAACTCTATTATGTCATCGAAGAACAAGAGCGAGACAATGCCCTAATTCGATTATTAGACTCACTTGAGCCGACCAAATCGATTGTCTTTTGTCGTACCAAAAAAGAAGTCGATCGTGTTTCCACGCAACTCATGGCCATTGGATATCCAGCAAAAGGCTTGCATGGAGATATGGAACAAAATCAAAGAGAGAGCGTCATCAAAGCTTTTAGAAATTCTCAAATTGAGATTCTTGTGGCAACTGATGTGGCAGCTAGAGGTTTGAATGTAGCAGATATTTCTCATGTCTTTAACTTTCACATGCCATTTGATCCTGAGAGTTATGTTCACAGAATCGGAAGAACTGGAAGAGCCGGTAAAAAAGGGACGGCTATTACATTGGTCACACCAATGGAATACCACAGTATGCAACGCATTGCCAAAAAAGTTGGTACGAATATCCAGTTTAAAATGGTACCAACTTTGAATGATGTCAAAGAATCTCAACTCGAAAAAGTGGCAAGAGAAATCGAAAAAGCAGAACTCGACGAAAATGCACAAAAGATACTTGACATTTTGGGTGACGATATAAATCTGAGCAAAATTTCACTCAAACTCATCTCAATGTTGCTCAACCAAAACTCTTTCCAAGGTCCAAATACGATTGGATTTGATCAAAAATCACTCTCTAAAATCATCAAAAGAATCGAAGAGCGAAACAATCGCAATGGCCGCAGTAGAGATAGGAACAGAAGTTATAGCAGAGGCCGAGGGCGTGATTCAGGCAGTCGAAGTACCTCAAGTGGGAGAAGAAGTCGAACACGTAATTGA